TCGGCGGACGGGCTCCAGCCGGCCGCCTCGATCCGCACCGCGTCGCCCGACCGGGACTCGTCGAAGAGGGTCCTGTCGCCGTCGTCGATCCGCAGGCCGTCCACGTACGCGCCGCGTCCCACGTACGACGGGTCCGTCGTGTACCGCCAGCGCAGCCGGAGCGGCCGTCCGTGCCAGGCGGACAGTTCCGCCTCGACGCCGTGCCAGACCCGGCCCGACCAGCCGGTGACCCAGCCCTCGTGGCGGGGCACCGTGTGCTCCCCCCGGCGCCGGGTCTCGAACGGCAGCGCCTGCCAGGTCGTCCCGCCGTCGGCGGACGCCTCCAGGAACACCTTGTCGGAGCCCGGTTCGGTGTCCCACCACAGGGAGCACCGCAGCCGGGCTCGCCTGGTGGAGGGGGTGACCTCGGGCAGTGCCAGCGTCGCGGTGCTGGCCGAGGCCATCCCGGAGAACCAGGCGGTTCGCCCGTGTGCGGGACGCACCGGGACGGCGCGGGCGAGGTGGTTCGCGGCGGCGACGCGCGGCGCGCTGCCGGAGCGCCATGTGCGCACCGGATGGACGGAGTTGCCGAGGACGACCAGGAAGGAGTCCGTCGACGGGTCGAGTACGAGACTGGTCCCGGTGAAACCCGTGTGCCCGGCGGTGCGTGGCGTGGCCATCGCGCCCATGTACCAGTGCTGGTACAGCTCGAAACCGAGCCCGTGCCCGTCGCCGGGGAACGCGGTGTTGAAGTCGGTGAACAGCAGTTCCACCGACTCCGGGGCGAGGACGCGGGCCCGCCCGTACGCGCCCCCGTTGAGCAGGGTGCGGGCGAGGACCGCCAGGTCCCAGGCGCGGGAGAACACCCCGGCGTGCCCGGCGACCCCGCCGAACGCGTGGGCGTTCTCGTCGTGCACCTCGCCCCACACCAGCCCGCGGTCCAGGCCGGACCACGGCAGCCGGGCGTCCTCGGTCGCCGCGATCCCGGGACGCCAGGAGGCGGGCGGGTTGAACCGGGTGCGTTCCATGCCGAGCGGCTCCGTGATGTCCTCCCGCAGCAGGGCGTCCAGGCCCCGGCCGGTGATCTCCTCCAGGATCAGCTGAAGCGTGATCAGATTCAGGTCGGAGTAGAGGTACGCGGTGCCCGGCGTACTGGCGGGTGCCTCGTTCCACAGCAGCCGGAGCCGGCCCGCGTGCGTCGGCTCCCTGAAGAGGGGGATCCACGCCCGGAACCCCGACGTGTGGGTGAGCAGTTGCCGTACGGTGACGTCCTGCTTGCCCGCCGCCCCGAACTCCGGCAGGTACGACGCGACCTTCGCCTCCGGCTCCAGCGCGCCCCGTTCGATCTGCTGCACGGCGAGGATCGAGGTGAACAGCTTGGACACCGACGCCAGATCGAACACGGTGTCCGCGGCCATGGGGATCTGCCGCTCCGGCGGGAACTCCACGCCGGTGTCCGTCTTCTCGTCGTAGGCCGAGTAGCGCACGGCCCTGCCGATCGGGTGGTGCAGCGCCACCGTGCCGCCGCGGCCGGCGAGGAGGACGGCCCCGGCGTACCAGGGGCGCCGGGGCGAGGGGGACAGGAATGCCTCCGCGTCCGCGACCAGCCGGTCCAGATGCCCGCTGACGAGCCCGGCCCGTTCGGGCGTACCGCGCCGCAGTGTCGTACGCCGGCCGCCCGCGGCCCCGCTCCCGCCCGGCATCCCCGCGGCGGCACCCGGGACCGGTCCGATCACCTGGGTCACCTCCCGTGCGCCGTTCTGGGGGAGGCTCCTCCCGGTACCGGCGGCCCGCCGCCGGACCTGCGGCCCGCCGCCGGACCTGCGGCGGCTGCTCCCGCTGCCTGCCGAGGCCTCCGTCATACCGCACCCTTCCTGAAGGAATCCTTCGGGTGGCCGTGCAACACGTGGAACCTTCTTACCGGGGCGAGGGGGCGTCAAGGCCGCCCAAGAATCTGACGCTGCATCAGAAAATGTCTTCCCTCGGCCGTCCCGCTGCGGCATCCTGCGCCCATGGAGACGGAGCTGAGCAAGAGACTGGGAATCGAGCACGCCATCTTCGGCTTCACCCCCTTCCCCGCGGTCGCCGCCGCCATCAGTCGGGCCGGGGGCCTCGGTGTCCTGGGCGCGGTCCGCTACACCGCGCCCGGCGACCTCGCCCGGGACCTCGACTGGATGCAGGAGCACACCGGCGGCAGACCGTACGGACTCGACGTCGTGATGCCGGCCGGGAAGGTCGAGGGCGTCACCGAGGCCGACGTCGAGGCGATGATCCCCGAGGGGCACCGCCGCTTCGTCGAGGAACTCCTCACCAAGCACGGTGTACCCCCGCTGCCTGCCGGTGAGGCGTCCGGCTGGCGGATCACCGGCTGGATGGAACACGTCGCCCGCAGCCAGCTCGACGTCGCCTTCGACTATCCCATCAAGCTCCTCGCCAACGCCCTCGGCTCCCCACCGGCCGACGTCGTCGGCCGGGCCCACGACCGCGGAGTGCTCGTCGCGGCCCTCGCCGGCAGCGCCGTACACGCCCGCCGTCACGCCGAGGCGGGCATCGACATCGTCGTCGCCCAGGGCTACGAGGCGGGCGGTCACACCGGCGAGATCGCCTCGATGGTCCTCACCCCCGAAGTCGTCGACGCCGTCGGCCCGCTGCCGGTGCTCGCCGCCGGAGGCATCGGCAGCGGCGAGCAGATCGCCGCCGGACTGGCCCTGGGCGCCCAGGGCGTCTGGCTCGGCTCGGTCTGGCTCACCACCACCGAGGCCGACCTCCACTCCCGCGCGCTCACCGCGAAACTGCTCGCCGCGGGATCCGGTGACACCGTCCGCTCCCGCGCCCTCACCGGCAAACCCGCCCGCCAGCTGCGCACCGAGTGGACCGACGCCTGGGACGACCCGGACGGGCCCGGCACCCTGCCCATGCCCCTCCAGGGCCTCCTCGTCGCCGAAGCCGTCTCCCGCATCCAGAAGCACGGGACCGAACCGCTCCTCGGCACCCCCGTCGGGCAGATCGTCGGCCGGATGAACTCGGAGCGGAGCGTCCGGCAGGTGTTCGACGAGCTCACCCGCGGATTCGAACGCGCCGTGGATCGCGTCCAGCGCATCGCCGGAAGGAGCGCATCATGAGCGAGCAGCCGTCGGGAGCACCGCTGACGGAGACCCCGGGAGGCTTCTGGGCCCAGGCCGGCGCCGATCCGGAACGGACCGTGCTGATCGCCCCCGGCGGCGGGGAGTGGACCGCGGGACGGCTGCACGAGGAGGTCAACCGCCTCGTGCACGGGCTGCGCGCGGCGGGGATGGAACGGGGCGACGCCTTCGCCGTCGTACTGCCCAACGGCGTCGAGTTCTTCACCGCCTATCTCGCCGCCTCCCAGGCGGGCTTCTACCTCGTCCCCGTCAACCACCATCTCGTCGGCCCGGAGATCGCCTGGATCGTCGCCGACTCCGGCGCCAAGGTCCTCATCGCGCACGCACGCTTCGGCGCCGCGGCGTCCGCCGCCGCGGACGAGGCGGGGCTGCCCGCGGAGCGGCGTTACGCCGTCGGCGACGTGAGCGGCTTCCGCCCGTACGCCGAGCTTGTGGACGGACAGCCGGCGACCCCGCCCGGGGACCGCACCCTCGGCTGGGTCATGAACTACACCTCCGGCACCACCGGCAGGCCCCGGGGCATCCGCCGCCCGCTGCCCGGCAGGCCGCCGGAGGAGACGCACCTCGGCGGGTTCCTCGGCATCTTCGGCATCAGGCCCTTCGACGGCAACGTCCACCTCGTGTGCTCGCCGCTCTACCACACGGCCGTGCTCCAGTTCGCGGGAGCGTCGCTGCACATCGGCCACCGGCTGGTGCTGATGGACAAGTGGACGCCCGAGGAGATGCTGCGGCTCATCGAGACCCATGCCTGCACCCACACCCATATGGTCCCGACCCAGTTCCACCGGCTGCTCGCGCTGCCCGAGGAGGTCCGTGCCCGGTACGACGTCAGCTCCATGCGGCACGCCATCCACGGCGCCGCGCCCTGCCCCGACCATGTGAAGCGGGCGATGATCGACTGGTGGGGACAGTGCGTCGAGGAGTACTACGCGGCGAGCGAGGGCGGGGGCGCCTTCGCCACCGCCGAGGAGTGGCTGAAGAAGCCCGGCACGGTCGGCCGGGCCTGGCCCATCAGCGAACTCGCCGTCTTCGACGACGACGGAAACCGGCTGCCACCCGGTGAACTCGGCACCGTCTACATGAAGATGTCCACCGGAGGCTTCAGCTACCACAAGGACGAGGCCAAGACCCGGGGGAACCGCATCGGAGACTTCTTCACGGTCGGCGACCTCGGTCTGCTCGACGAGGACGGCTACCTCTTCCTGCGCGACCGCAAGATCGACATGATCATCTCGGGTGGTGTGAACATCTACCCCGCCGAGATCGAGTCCGTGCTTCTCGGCCACCCGGCCGTCGCCGACGCCGCCGCCTTCGGCATCCCGCATTCCGACTGGGGCGAGGAGGTCAAGGCCGTCGTCGAGCCGGCCGAGGGCCACACCCCGGGCCCCGGCCTCGCCGCCGCGCTCCTCGCCCACTGCGAGGAGCGCCTCGCGGGCTACAAACGGCCCAGGAGCGTGGACTTCATCGCCGCCATGCCCCGCGACCCCAACGGCAAGCTCTACAAGCGCCGGCTGCGCGAACCGTACTGGGAGGGGCACGAACGTCCGGTGTGACGGCCTGCGGGATCCCGTTGCCCGGCCGTTCCGGAACGCGCCTCCGGCCGCCGGGCGGGAGCCCGTCCCGTACGGGAATGCCGTCCGCGGCGCGCCCGACCGTGTGCGGACGGGGGCCGTCCGGAGCCGCCCCGTACCCCCCGGATCCCCGTGGTCCCGTTGGCCCACCAGACCGCGCGAGCCGCCCGGCCTCCTGGCAGCGTGGCGCGCATGAAGACCGGCACGAACGCGCTGAGCGCGCGGTGGACCAGCTGGGTGCCGGTGGCCGCCGCGTTGGCGCTCGTCGTCGGCTGGGGCAGACACCTGCCGGGCTTCGCCGTGACCGTCGTGGGACTGTGCCTCGTCGGTGCCGTGCTGGCCGCGGTGCACCACGCCGAGGTCGTCGCGCACCGGGTCGGCGAGCCGTTCGGCTCGATCGTCCTCGCCGTCGCGGTGACCGTCATCGAGGTCGGACTCATCGTCACCCTGATGGCGGGAGGCGGGGGCAAGGCCTCCACCTACGCCAGGGACACCGTCTTCGCGGCCGTGATGATCACTTGCAACGGGATCGTCGGACTGTCCCTGCTCGTCACCGCCCTGCGCAAGCGGATCGCCGTCTTCCACGCCGAGGGCTCGGGCGGGGCGCTGGCCACCGTGTGCACCCTCGCGACCATGACGCTGGTGCTGCCGAGTTTCACCACCGGCCGCCCGGGCGGCGAGTTCACCACGGCCCAGTTGGTCTTCGCCGCGATCGCCTCGCTCTGCCTCTACGCGATCTTCATCGCCGTGCAGACCGTCCGGCACCGCGACTACTTCCTGCCCGTCGAACGCGAAGGGCGAAGGAGCGACCCCGACGAGCACGCCCCGCCGCCGGGGGTGCGCCAGACCTGGTGGAGCGTCGCGCTGCTGTTCGTGGCGCTCGTGGCCGTCGTGGGGGACGCCAAACTCGTCTCCCCGACGATCGAGGGCGGCGTGGAGTCGGCCGGACTGCCCAACTCCGTCGTCGGCCTCGTCATCGCCCTGATGGTGCTGATGCCCGAGACCCTCGCCGCTGTCCGCGCCGCGCGCCGGGACCGCATGCAGACCAGCCTGAACCTCGCCTACGGCTCCGCCATCGCCAGCATCGGGCTGACCGTCCCGGCGATCGCCCTCGCCTCGGTCTGGCTGCCCGGTGCGCTGATCCTCGGAATCAACCCCACCCACCTGGTGCTGCTCACCCTCACCGCCGTGGTCAGCGCCCTGACCGTGGTCCCCGGCCGGGCCACCCTGCTCCAGGGCTTCGTCCACCTCGTACTGTTCGCCGCCTTCGTCCTGCTGTCGTTCAGTCCCTGACGACGGGCGGGCGGCCGCTGTCGACGGCCGGACCGGAGCGGCCGCGTCGCCGGGTCTCTCCCGGTCGGTACGTCCGTCGGGAACCACGCCGCCCCCTCCGCCGTTTGCCGACCGTCGGCCGTGACGAGGGAGAGGGGGCCGGTGGTGGCGATGTGGGCGGCGTCGTTCCCGGCGTTCGCGTGCCTACTGGTCCTGTTCGCCCTGGTGGAGAGTGGATGGAGATGGCTCACGGGGCTGGGCGTGATCCCGTGGCTGCGCAGGCG
The genomic region above belongs to Streptomyces marianii and contains:
- a CDS encoding NAD(P)H-dependent flavin oxidoreductase encodes the protein METELSKRLGIEHAIFGFTPFPAVAAAISRAGGLGVLGAVRYTAPGDLARDLDWMQEHTGGRPYGLDVVMPAGKVEGVTEADVEAMIPEGHRRFVEELLTKHGVPPLPAGEASGWRITGWMEHVARSQLDVAFDYPIKLLANALGSPPADVVGRAHDRGVLVAALAGSAVHARRHAEAGIDIVVAQGYEAGGHTGEIASMVLTPEVVDAVGPLPVLAAGGIGSGEQIAAGLALGAQGVWLGSVWLTTTEADLHSRALTAKLLAAGSGDTVRSRALTGKPARQLRTEWTDAWDDPDGPGTLPMPLQGLLVAEAVSRIQKHGTEPLLGTPVGQIVGRMNSERSVRQVFDELTRGFERAVDRVQRIAGRSAS
- a CDS encoding calcium:proton antiporter produces the protein MKTGTNALSARWTSWVPVAAALALVVGWGRHLPGFAVTVVGLCLVGAVLAAVHHAEVVAHRVGEPFGSIVLAVAVTVIEVGLIVTLMAGGGGKASTYARDTVFAAVMITCNGIVGLSLLVTALRKRIAVFHAEGSGGALATVCTLATMTLVLPSFTTGRPGGEFTTAQLVFAAIASLCLYAIFIAVQTVRHRDYFLPVEREGRRSDPDEHAPPPGVRQTWWSVALLFVALVAVVGDAKLVSPTIEGGVESAGLPNSVVGLVIALMVLMPETLAAVRAARRDRMQTSLNLAYGSAIASIGLTVPAIALASVWLPGALILGINPTHLVLLTLTAVVSALTVVPGRATLLQGFVHLVLFAAFVLLSFSP
- a CDS encoding acyl-CoA synthetase, whose amino-acid sequence is MSEQPSGAPLTETPGGFWAQAGADPERTVLIAPGGGEWTAGRLHEEVNRLVHGLRAAGMERGDAFAVVLPNGVEFFTAYLAASQAGFYLVPVNHHLVGPEIAWIVADSGAKVLIAHARFGAAASAAADEAGLPAERRYAVGDVSGFRPYAELVDGQPATPPGDRTLGWVMNYTSGTTGRPRGIRRPLPGRPPEETHLGGFLGIFGIRPFDGNVHLVCSPLYHTAVLQFAGASLHIGHRLVLMDKWTPEEMLRLIETHACTHTHMVPTQFHRLLALPEEVRARYDVSSMRHAIHGAAPCPDHVKRAMIDWWGQCVEEYYAASEGGGAFATAEEWLKKPGTVGRAWPISELAVFDDDGNRLPPGELGTVYMKMSTGGFSYHKDEAKTRGNRIGDFFTVGDLGLLDEDGYLFLRDRKIDMIISGGVNIYPAEIESVLLGHPAVADAAAFGIPHSDWGEEVKAVVEPAEGHTPGPGLAAALLAHCEERLAGYKRPRSVDFIAAMPRDPNGKLYKRRLREPYWEGHERPV
- a CDS encoding serine hydrolase domain-containing protein gives rise to the protein MTEASAGSGSSRRRSGGGPQVRRRAAGTGRSLPQNGAREVTQVIGPVPGAAAGMPGGSGAAGGRRTTLRRGTPERAGLVSGHLDRLVADAEAFLSPSPRRPWYAGAVLLAGRGGTVALHHPIGRAVRYSAYDEKTDTGVEFPPERQIPMAADTVFDLASVSKLFTSILAVQQIERGALEPEAKVASYLPEFGAAGKQDVTVRQLLTHTSGFRAWIPLFREPTHAGRLRLLWNEAPASTPGTAYLYSDLNLITLQLILEEITGRGLDALLREDITEPLGMERTRFNPPASWRPGIAATEDARLPWSGLDRGLVWGEVHDENAHAFGGVAGHAGVFSRAWDLAVLARTLLNGGAYGRARVLAPESVELLFTDFNTAFPGDGHGLGFELYQHWYMGAMATPRTAGHTGFTGTSLVLDPSTDSFLVVLGNSVHPVRTWRSGSAPRVAAANHLARAVPVRPAHGRTAWFSGMASASTATLALPEVTPSTRRARLRCSLWWDTEPGSDKVFLEASADGGTTWQALPFETRRRGEHTVPRHEGWVTGWSGRVWHGVEAELSAWHGRPLRLRWRYTTDPSYVGRGAYVDGLRIDDGDRTLFDESRSGDAVRIEAAGWSPSAD